The following is a genomic window from Hyphomicrobiales bacterium.
CGACCTGCCATCGGCGGGCGGGCACCCATCATCGGTCGCCCGTAAGCGCCGGGTGGGCTATAGCCCGGCCCGCGGAACCCGGGCGGACGCCCTGGTCCCGGTCCCATATAGCGCGGCCCGGGATAGCCTCTCCAGGGACCGTAGGCCGGCCTGCCGGGATACACGCGCGGTGGGCCATAGGCATAGCGGGGATAGTAGCGCGCGGGATAGACCACCCGGGCAGGTGGTGGCGCATAGCCATAGTCCACCCAGGACCCGCTATAGTAGCCGGCGCCGCCCGAATAGTAGACCGGGCCCGTGCTCCCCGACACACAGCCGCTGAGGCCAAGGGATCCGGCAAGCAGAAGAATTCCAGTCAGCGCTCTACGAGCGATTTTCATGTCACGTTTTCCGCGGCCGTGCTCAAGCAGCCTTGAGCTCACATGAAAATATGACAGATGTTCGCGGCGAAAAAGCGTCAACCATGGTCCATCCTCTCAAGGCGCGGCCCGTTATCCAAGCAGCGCCTCGACCTCGGCGCGGCAGCCGAGCCGGTCCGCGGCCTTGAGAATGACCGGTCGGGCAGAGTCAATGCCGATCCCGTCCCGGCTGTTGCGCGCATGGAGCGCGCGGCTGCGATCGCCGGGCAGGACGACAGGCCGATCAGGGTCGATGGGCGTCGCGCCGCGCACCGCGGCGAAGAGTTCGTCCAGGCCGGCTTGGTACGACGCCGCGTCCTTCAGCGTGGCCGGATCGAAATAGATGGAGAGCAGGCTGTTGGTGGGCACGGGATCGGCGGGATCGCCGGCGATGAAGCCCGCGAAGACCTCGGCGAAGACCGCGAGGCCATAGCCCTTGAAGCCACCGAACGCCATGAGCGCTCCGGCTTTTTCCTGGAAAACGCTGGGGTCATCGGTGGGCAGGCCATCGGGCCCGATGAGACAGGCTGTCGGCAGCTTTTCGCCGCGCTCCAGCGCGAGCTTGACGGTATTGCCGGAAACCTCGGCGACGGCGAAATCCAGGATCAGGTCCTCGCCTGGGCGCAAAGGGGCGCCCATGGCGATGGGGTTGGTCCGGAGTTTGCCCTCGCGCGCACCGAAGGGAGCGACGGCAGCCGCCCCGCCGCGTCCATGGGCGAAATGCAGCGAGGCGATACCGGCGCGCGCCGCGATCTCCGGCCAGCGGCCGTTGCGGCCGAGATGGCCGGAATGGGCCACGGCAACCATGCTGATGCCGTGGGCCTTGGCGCGCTCCGCGCCAAGATTGGCGGCGAATTCGCCAACAACCTGGCCGAACGCCCGCTGACCATCAATACGCACCACCGCGCCGGCATCGTGGGCGATGCGCGGGCTCGTTGCGCCCTCGACCTCGCCCGACAGGAGCCGGTCGACATACATTCCCGAGAGCCGGATGCCGTGGGAAGCGTGCCCCATGAACTCCGCTTCGACGAGATGATGAGCAACCGTCCCCGCATTGGCGGTCGAAGCGCCGCCGCGGGTCAGGAGAAGGCTCACGACCTTTTCGAGGTTGGCCGCATCGTAGCGAGCGGGCGTCGCCGCCGTATCCATGGTCATCGTGCAAAACCTTCGCTTCTGGCATGGCTTGCCGCCGCCGCATCCGTAATGACACCGACGCAGGTCATGATGTGATAGAGCAGCCGCGCCGGAACGGTCTGCGCGAGGAGCGTGCCACCACGACTGATCTGGTTTCGCCAGAGCGGGCCACCGGCGATGACGAAGTGATCGAAGAGGCTTTCGACCAGCCTCGCAAGCTCTGGCGCACTGTCGCCAATCACCCCGTCGCCGTTCTGACGGCACCGGACGAAATATTTGATCGCTTCAGTCTGTGGCCAGAGCAGCTTGCTGTCGCGGAGAGGGGCGCCTGTCGGGTCGTGAGCCTCGATGAGAGCCGGGACGCGGCCGGCCTCGCCATCGAAGCCGTGCCTCCAGCCATAGGTGGCAAGCGAATGGGCGATATCCCTTGCGCGCCTCGACTGCCTCATGTCTGCATAGACGATAAGGAGCCAAGCCCATTCGAAATGATGGCCAGGTTCACGGATGCGGCCCGCTTCACCCGCCGCGGGCATCCAATTCTCCGTGAAATATTCGCCGATGGCACCATCGCGCTCGATCAGCGGCAGGAACAGGTCCACGACCGAGTCGGACAGGGGCGCCCCCTCGGCGAAGCCCGAATTTTCCAGGGCGAGGAAGGCCTCAAGCAAGTGCATATACGGGTTTTGCCGTCGGGGCAGGGGGGCACCCGTCGCGCTCGGCACGAATTCCCAATAGCCGCCATGGCGTGGCGCGGCGAGCCGCTGGTCGAGCGCGGCGAGCGACCGCTCTATCCATCCTTCTGTATTCGGCTCTCCCAGGCGGCTCAACCAGGCCAGGGCGAGGAGCGCAAAGCACTGGTCATAGGCATCACAGCGCGGATCGACGGGGCTGCCGCTCGGCGTGACGCCGCGCAGCCATCCCCCGTGGTCCTTGTCCCAGAGCAGGCCAGCCATGGCCTCGAAACCTCTGGCGGCACGATGGCGATAGTGATCGCTGCCGGTGAGGAGCGCTGCATGCGCGAAGGTATAGACCTGCCGCGCCTGCACGCGCGTATGGAGCGCTTCGATGGGGCAGGGGCGTCCGGCAAAGTCCAGGTCCTCAAAGAAATGGCCGGCATCCGTGACGCCGGCCTCGCTCCAGAACGGAAGAAGCACCGCGAACGCCCAGTCTCGCAGGCGATCAAGGGCGGTGTCAACGGCCCCCGATGACCGGGTGCCAGTCAGGCCGGCGTGGGTCGGTGCGGAAACGGGCATAGTAGTCGCCTTTTTCTTCGTAGTAGCGCTCGTACTTGTCCATCTTCTCCGGATCAAGCTCTACGCCGAGCCCGGGCCCCGTCGGCACCGCGATCGCCCCGTTCTTATAGGGCATCAGTCCGCCTGCGATGATGTCGTCGGTGAGATAGTGATAATGCGCATCCCCCGCGTAGATCATCTCGGGGATGGTGGAGGCGGT
Proteins encoded in this region:
- a CDS encoding conserved exported hypothetical protein (Evidence 4 : Unknown function but conserved in other organisms) gives rise to the protein MKIARRALTGILLLAGSLGLSGCVSGSTGPVYYSGGAGYYSGSWVDYGYAPPPARVVYPARYYPRYAYGPPRVYPGRPAYGPWRGYPGPRYMGPGPGRPPGFRGPGYSPPGAYGRPMMGARPPMAGRPPMAGRPPMGSRPPFPGAQP
- a CDS encoding Malate dehydrogenase, translated to MTMDTAATPARYDAANLEKVVSLLLTRGGASTANAGTVAHHLVEAEFMGHASHGIRLSGMYVDRLLSGEVEGATSPRIAHDAGAVVRIDGQRAFGQVVGEFAANLGAERAKAHGISMVAVAHSGHLGRNGRWPEIAARAGIASLHFAHGRGGAAAVAPFGAREGKLRTNPIAMGAPLRPGEDLILDFAVAEVSGNTVKLALERGEKLPTACLIGPDGLPTDDPSVFQEKAGALMAFGGFKGYGLAVFAEVFAGFIAGDPADPVPTNSLLSIYFDPATLKDAASYQAGLDELFAAVRGATPIDPDRPVVLPGDRSRALHARNSRDGIGIDSARPVILKAADRLGCRAEVEALLG
- a CDS encoding putative Mannose-6-phosphate isomerase (Evidence 3 : Putative function from multiple computational evidences), with translation MPVSAPTHAGLTGTRSSGAVDTALDRLRDWAFAVLLPFWSEAGVTDAGHFFEDLDFAGRPCPIEALHTRVQARQVYTFAHAALLTGSDHYRHRAARGFEAMAGLLWDKDHGGWLRGVTPSGSPVDPRCDAYDQCFALLALAWLSRLGEPNTEGWIERSLAALDQRLAAPRHGGYWEFVPSATGAPLPRRQNPYMHLLEAFLALENSGFAEGAPLSDSVVDLFLPLIERDGAIGEYFTENWMPAAGEAGRIREPGHHFEWAWLLIVYADMRQSRRARDIAHSLATYGWRHGFDGEAGRVPALIEAHDPTGAPLRDSKLLWPQTEAIKYFVRCRQNGDGVIGDSAPELARLVESLFDHFVIAGGPLWRNQISRGGTLLAQTVPARLLYHIMTCVGVITDAAAASHARSEGFAR